The Streptomyces phaeolivaceus genome has a window encoding:
- a CDS encoding ATP-binding protein, whose amino-acid sequence MTETAGSRPAQVPAPIPGGTPWLSPAATTYTLFCPPLDSSPHIARDFVTSVLRALGLDTLVDAAALCTSELVTNACVHAKGGGSVLWLAVESWRVRVIVYDGDENPPVIRELTPGGWEEGGRGLYLVDALTEGRWGTAAALPDGGGPVHPDGKAVWFDLAAPRVSLAR is encoded by the coding sequence ATGACCGAAACCGCCGGTAGCCGCCCCGCCCAAGTCCCCGCCCCCATCCCGGGCGGCACCCCCTGGCTCTCGCCCGCGGCGACGACGTACACGCTCTTCTGTCCGCCCCTGGACAGTTCCCCGCACATCGCCCGTGACTTCGTCACCAGTGTCCTGCGCGCGCTCGGGCTGGACACCCTCGTCGACGCGGCGGCGCTCTGCACGTCCGAACTGGTCACGAACGCCTGTGTGCACGCCAAGGGTGGAGGATCGGTTCTCTGGCTGGCGGTGGAGTCCTGGCGGGTGAGAGTGATCGTTTACGACGGTGACGAGAACCCGCCGGTCATAAGGGAGCTGACCCCGGGCGGCTGGGAGGAGGGCGGCCGAGGCCTCTACCTCGTGGACGCCCTCACCGAGGGCCGCTGGGGCACCGCCGCCGCCCTCCCCGACGGCGGCGGCCCCGTCCACCCCGACGGCAAGGCGGTCTGGTTCGACCTGGCGGCACCGCGCGTGTCCCTGGCCAGGTGA